Below is a genomic region from Streptococcus salivarius.
CCATCAGCCAAAGTCGCTGCCATCATAAGGTTTTGAGTGGCACCGACAGATGGAAAGTCCATATAAATAGTTGCACCTTTTAGTTTTTCTGCTGTCGCAGTGATGTCACCGCCAACTTGGGTAATTTTAGCACCCATTGCTTCTAAACCTTTGAGGTGGAGGTCAATCGGACGGCTACCAATCGTACAACCACCAGGCATTGAAACCTTCGCGTGGCCATTGCGGGCAAGAATTGGTCCAAGTACTACGATAGACGCACGCATCTTGCTCACATACTCATATGGCGCCTGATCAAGAATTTCTCCACTAGCATCAACGACAACGGTATTGTTTTCCTCGTCAAAGTCTACAGCAATATCTAAACCACGAACAACATTATTCATCGTGTAAACATCTGACAAGATTGGAACATTAGTTAAGGTTGTTTGACCTTCCGAGGCCAAGATAGTCGCTGCCAACAAGGGGAGGACAGCGTTTTTAGCACCTTCAATGACAACCTCACCACTTAATCGAGTGTTGCCACCCTGCACAATAATTTTATCCATAAGGATTCCTTTCAAGGGTCATTTTCATCTTTTTGTATTATATCAAAAGTCTTTTAAAATCACTAATTTAAGAAATTGAGCTAGCCATATTCTGTCCAAAAGCTAAAACCGACAGAATAAAGGAACTGATAAGATAGCCTAAGGCAATACTGATAAAGAGCAAAAAGAGTTTCAATTTACCAGTATTTTCAATCGGATTTTTGATGATTTTTGCCCAATCAAAGAGGCTAATCAGCATATGGTAGCTCAATCCTATAAATACAAGGTGACTCGCCAAAGTGACGAATTGATTAATAATAGTCATGGTACTATTATACCATAGAAAGCTAAGCTAAAACATAAAAAGAGGGTGAGACAGTTCTAAACATTTATCATATACAATCAAAAAACTTCCCTTAATATCTGTTTCTAGAGAACAGCTTTAGGGAAGTTTCTAAGTTATTCGTGATTAATAACTACTTTGTAATTTTTCTTAATACTCTAGCTATTTAAAAGACTTTTATCAATTAACGTTCTTAAATACTGAAAAAGAATACAATCACCATCTCATATTAATAGCTCAATAGTATACCTTCAAATTTACTTAAAGTATTCTTCTATTCAAACTAAATACTATAATGATAATTTAAAAAAATTCCATGGTAACCAAAGTAATAATTGCAGAATCATAATAATTATTTACTGGTAGGTTCTGCATAAAAACAATTTTATTTTGCTGAACCAATTTCAAATATCCTGAATCTTTATCAGCTGCAAGAGCAATTGGTGCTTTAAAACATGCAGCCTGATGGTCATCTAAAAAATTACCATCTAAATTATAATTAGAAAAAATATTCTTCTGTGTCATGAAGAAATCCAATAGCTTACTGAGGACTCTCTGACTCTTTTCATCGTTACTTTGTGTAAGATTGTATGGAAGACGACAAGCGTTATAAGAATAAGTAGAGTCAAACTGGGAGGAGATAGTATGAGGCTTAACATTACGAACTCCCGATTGGTCAACCCAGATAAAATCTGGAATTAATCCGGTTTCTGTTTGAGAACTAATTGTTTCCAGACTGCTTAACATCTTATCGCTAATACTCAACCATTTTTTATCTTTAGTAACTTCATAAAATGATTGGAATTGCTTTGGTAAAGCATCAGATGTTCTCATTAGATTATAATACTTTGAATCTCTGTTTGCCCAGTTCCCAACAGTTAAGATTCCAGTATTTTCATTATAATTATATTTGAGAATATCCTGCAAGATAGCCTTAGACTGCGTTTGATACTCGTCTTTCTGACTTGGCCACTGTTTTGAGGCTTCAATTAAAGCATAAGCAATATAAAGATCTCCGTCCGTTGCATTGTGTTCGTCAACATTTTTAGAACTCTTTTGAACAATTTGTTCCCAAGACATCAATTGACTTCCTTCAATACGATGAGATAAATAATATTTGTAGAGTCTTTCAAAATCTTGTTGACTCGCTAGACCTTTCTGAGCCGCTCTAACAGTTATTAGCATCCCGTAACTTTGGGACTCCGAGAGTACAATGTCCTTATCTTTATCATTTGTAGTTTTGATATAAGCTTCATTACCATCTTTTACTACGAAGTGTCTCTCCCACTGTTGGTAAATCCTATTACGAATATCTGTCTTGGTTTTAATTCTTACTGAAAACATCAAAAAAACAAATAGACCTAGGGTTACTATAAACCAAAAATATTTAAAGTATTTTATTTTCATATACACTCCTATTCTGCAAAACGTTTAGTTTTAACCCATGTTGTTCCTTCACGATGAAGAACTTTATCCATGATAATAGACCACAACGAATCTAAAGAAACAATAATGAACAACTGTGCGTAACTAAAATAAGAGAGAATCGCTAGCCAAACTTGCTTACTTGTCGCTTGTCCGAATTGCGATGCTAACGCAACATTGATTTGTAATAAATACAAACCAATCATTAATAGCCAATTAAATAACATCAATTGAGCTATGTATATATTACTTGCATCAAATGCAAACGGAATTTGTATAGTAGGAAAGAAAGGATGTAAAATAATAGCTAAAACATTGGCAAAGAAAATTAAATCTGATAAGACAATCGCTCCATTAAACCAGAAGAAAATACAAGAGTAATTAGCAACTTCTAGTTTTACTCGCCAATTTCCTTTACCGAACAAGTGTTTAAAATTTGATAAAACAACTTCGTAATTACCTTTGGCCCAACGTTTTCGTTGCATATAGTAACTTTTAAGGGTCTCAGGTTCTTGTTGAAACGCCTCGGAATTATATGCCAATGCAATTAATTTACCGCTTTGCATAATCTTGAAGGAAATATCTGTATCTTCTGTTAAAGCACCATTTCTCCAACCACCAATACTTTTTACAAAATCAGTTTGAATAATAAAATTAGTACCTGGAATACGACCTATTTTAAACAAATGCCACATTCCAACATGGTGTACACGTTGCGTTACGACAATTTCTTGATTTATACAACGTGTTAAGAAATTTTGTTTTGCATTTCTTGTTTTATTCCGTCCAAAAGCAGCTACTCTTCTTTCTGGATCTTTTAAAACTTCCTTAACTAAAAAGTAAAGTGCATTCTTTTCAGGCATGGCATCCGCATCATAAATACAAATATAATCACCTTCTGCCATCTTGAGCGCATCATTAAGAACGCCCGCTTTTCCACCAGTTCCTTTGCGGTTAATAATTGTGATATTACGACCTTCATATTCTGGTAATGCCTGAACAGATAAACACTCTTCATAAGTACTATCTGAACAATTGTCCGCAAATAAAAGTAACTCAACTTTGTCATGTGGATAATTCAAATTTAATATAGCTTTGGCAGTCTGTGCAATAACGACATCTTCATTATGTGCTGGAACGACAATAGTAACCTTTGGATAATAAGGCAATGCTTTCTTATCTACTTTAAAATCACTATGCTTTAGCCAAAAATGAACACCAGAAACTAGGATAACTACTCCCCAAATTAAAGAAATCCAAATTGATACTAGCGTAAAAATCATTAAAAATTGACTAACCATGTTCCACCGCCTTGAAATTATGGGAAACACGTTCATAGATAATTGTATACTGGATAAATAAAACTATGAAAGTAATAACAAAAAGAAGACTAATAGATAAAGCAAATACAAAAAACAAATTAGTAATGGTCATAATTTTTCCCCCTAATATTCAACAATTATATCCGTCTCTAGTTGACGGTTTAAATTGCTAATTAACTCACTATAATCATCAAATTTTTTTAAATTATTCTTATTAATTTCAAGAAATCCTGTCTGAAATTGAATACTTTGATGATTATTTCCCCAATCGAATGTTATCCCTTTTAACTGTCTTTCAAGACTATTTTTATAAAAATCATTTAAGTTTCTTGAATCATTTTTTGATAAAATTAAGAAACTTCCATCAGCAACATAAAAAATTTGCTCAAAACGATTCAATTGTTTTGAAATTTTAAGATAAATACTAGTAATCAAATGATTATATTCTCGAGGATCCAATTCAAAAAACTGTTCTTCATGAGAGTAATGAATCAAAAGTGCATTAATAAATTTATTCTCATTCAATTTAATTTCTTTTAATACTGCTTGATAAGATTTTCTAGCTTTTCTTTCCTCAATTTGAACAGAAGAAATATATTTATAAAAATAAGACTTAATCTTTGATAAAATTCCAAGCAACAAAGGAAAACTAAAAATAAGTACTAAAGTATCTTGAAGTGATATATAGACAACACCACTAACCAAAATAAAAATACTTAAAGCAAAACTTAAAATTATCATCCAGGTAATCAGAAGTTCAGATAAAAAACATACTGCACCAATACCTAGAACCAGAAGGATAGACTCAAACATAAAGTACTCGGGATTGAATTGATAACAATAAGAAAACAATAAAGCTTCAAAGAAAATCAAAAATAAAATCCAATACCAGACTTTTTTATCTTTTTTCACACCTAATCTCCCCCTTCATGGAACTCTGAAACAGAATCTGCTAAATTAAAGTACACTTTAATAGCTTGAACTATTCTTTCAGCTGCTTTTCCATCACCATAAGGATTGGGAGCTTCAGACATTTCTTTATATAGAGCTTCATCTGTTAAAAGCGACTCCATTGCTTCTTTCACTTTTTTTGTATCTGTCCCGACAAGTTTCAGTGTCCCAGCTTTAACACCTTCTGGACGTTCCGTTGTATCTCGTAATACTAAGACAGGCTTTCCAAGTGAGGGAGCTTCTTCTTGAACGCCACCTGAATCCGACATAATAAAATAACTTCTAGATGCTAAATTATGGAAATCAAAAACATCCAAAGGAGCAATTAGATGAATTCTATCATGGTCACCCAAAACTTCTTTCGCTACTGCTTGTACAGAGGGACTCAAATGAACAGGATAAACTACTTCAATCTCAGGATGGTTATCAACCATTAGTCGAAGAGTTTTGAATACTCGATGCATTGGCTCACCTTGATTTTCTCTACGGTGCATCGTTACTAAAATAATCTTTCTTCTATCATCAATTTTATCTAGAACTTCATGATAATAATTATCTTTAACTGTTAGTTTTAGGGCATCTATCGCTGTATTACCAGTGACATAAATAGCCTCTTTTTTATGATTTTCTGACAATAAATTAGCCTTACTTTCTTGAGTAGGTGCAAAATATAAATCAGAAAAGCTATCAGTCATCTGACGGTTCATTTCCTCTGGATATGGTGAATATTTATCGTATGTTCTAAGTCCAGCCTCAACATGGCCGATACTTACTTTATTATAAAATGCAACTAAGCCGGCAGCAAAAGTTGTTGTTGTATCACCATGAACTAAAACCAAATCAGGTTTTTCTTTTTTTACAACAGGATCAAATTTAGACAAAATTTTAGAAGTAATTTCCTGAAGCGATTGATTTTTCCCCATGATATCCAAATCATAATCAGGAACTATTTCAAAAGTATCCAAAACTTGATCAAGCATCTGACGATGTTGTGCTGTCACCACTGTAATAGTATTAATAGTTTCTTGATGTTTTTTCAACTCAAGAATTAACGGCGCCATTTTTATTGCCTCTGGCCTCGTTCCAAAGACAACCATAATATTTAATTTTCCCATTAAATCCCCCTATAACCTATACAAAATCAATATAATATTGACATATAAAACTTTACATAAACACTTTATTTTTCCAAACAAAATAGATAAAACTATTTATCTTTTAAAAAAAGCACTAAAGGGTATACTCTTATCATTGGTCTTCTTAAGTAAGTTATGTAAAGTAGATAAAGAAAAAAGGTCTCAATAAAAGACAATCATAACTAATAAAATCAAGAAATTAAGACAAAAGAATCCTAAATGTAAAGCATCAAAAGATAGTAATATTAGAAACCATTTTAATCTTTACTTCCCAATTTAAAAAATAGACTATTTGATAAATAAAAAAACTGCAGGACAAAAAACGCTTTGCTAATAAAAGTGCTTTTGAATCCAGCAGTATTGCTAACTTATATATATTTCATAATAACTTCTCCCCATTTTAAAGAGCGTCCCCTTTACTTACGCTCTATCCCTATCTTATAAACTGAAACATCGGAATGACATACCTATCCAACATCATGTAGCAATAAACACAGATAAGTTCCATTTAACCCCCTTCCCCAAAGGGATTAAAGATGACTAACAAGGCTGCTCCAAATTACTAGTACCAATGTTTCATATTCATATAGATGGTATAATTATAGCATGTTATTTTTTTTTTCAACCTTTTTCAATTTTTTATTATTTTAATTATTTTGTAATTATTTTAAAAGGTATCTCTAATTAACTACTCCTACTTAATATATATTTAAGAGGTATTTATATATCTTACTAAATTTTCAATTAATCAAACATTTATCCTTCAACCTACTTGGTATATAGTCAAAACCACTCGTTCTCTATACTCCCCGCTCCCGAAAAAAGTTAGACAAATAATTTAAGTAAAGGATTTAGTCCTGTATTGCACAGGACTAAGTCCTTTTCTACCATTGTCAAGTATATCAAAGTATTTGCCGAAAAATAGTTTGAGTTCCATAGTCAAACTAAGGAAATTGTCCTTTTTAACTATAATTCAGTGTAAAAAGTGTACACTAAACCAACATCTTATCTGATGATTTTTTTGATAAGGCGTTACAACAATATGGCATAAACAATTTTACCGATTTTGGATAGAAGTATAATCATAAAGTTTGTTATGCGTTATGAGGTAATACATTGTTCTAATGAGACGATGTATAGAGGCAATCGTGTGTGGTTTGGTTGAAGTCACTTGCGATTGTCTTTTCCGTTTCTCATAGAAGTCTGCGATATGACAAAGATTGGTGTGGCTAGCTGAAGCTATGTTATGAATGCACTTAAAGAGAATATTTCTGGTATAGGGATTCCCACGTTTGGTAATATGTCCTTGGCTAGAAAGTTTCAGTTTTATCTTAATACGTTTGTTGTTGTAATAATCAATATGGTCTACAATAGCTTGTTTCAAGTTCGGTGACGTTGAAAGATTATAAGCAATAATTTCACTGTTGAAACCATCTAAAACTGGTGATAAATAAAGCTTTTGAGTGCTTGCTGGGATGGCAAATCCTGTCACGTCCGTATAGCACTTTGCCATTGGTTTTGAAGCTTCAAACTGGCGTTGAATCAAGGTTATCACCTTTCTTACCAATATCTCCTTTGTGAGAAGAATACTTGCGTTTACAGCAAATTCTAGCCATTAAACCAAGTACGCTCATCAACCGCTGCACCTCTTATGATTGACCCCAAAAACACGATTTCGTAATTTAAAAGTCATTCGACGATGGCCGTAATTTCCTTTATGCTCAGTAAAAATAGCTTGAATTTCAGCTTTAATATCATAATCCTTATCGCTTTGATCTAGCTAATTTAAGTGGTAATAATAAGTTGAACGGGCAAGCTTAATAATCTTTAGAAGCATGTCTAAAGAAAACTCAGTTACCAATCCTCGGACAATTTCCGTTTTTCTTCCCTCAATCGGAGTACTCTCATTTTTTAGAACCGCATTTTCTGCTTTAATTCAGGAGAATAGTAACAATTCTTTCCTTTTTTGGCGATTTCTATTCCGTAGCGATCAATCAATTTAATCAGGTACTTAAGATTAGAAATATTTATCCCAAATTGATTTAAAAGTCGCTTAAAGCTTTCCCCCTTGCTTTCTCAGTTCATAGATAAGAACTTTATCCTCATAATTTCATAATAAAAACACCCCAAGAGTTAGTTTTTTTCTGTCTAACTTCTGGGGTGCAGGTCGTCTCACCAGCGGTTTGTTCTTCGACTAAATGTCTATGCTAACGGCCAAGGCCTAACAAATTGTTTTCCTTCAGCACTACCTTTGCTAGCTGGTCTTATCAAGACTACTTTCTTTTATTCTTCTCACCCGTAAACGAATCATAATCCTCACAAAGACTGAGCTGCTATCACGTCTTCTTATTATTGATTACGAATATATTCTTCAATTTGCTCCTGATCTCGAACCACCGTATCAACATAAAAAATTTGACACCAAAATTTGCGATTACCATATTTATACCTGAAATTAGCATATCACTCGAATATTATTAAGCTACTCTTTTTACGTATACCATAAAAGAGGAAATGCCTAGTTTTGGTGGTATACTGACCTACATATAAGTATGGTTTGGGCAAGAGCCCACTTCATATATTTCTACACCGTATTGCCAATATAATAAACGTAAGATTCGAGCAATACTTGCTTTGAACTTACCATAAATTATTTGACGTTTATATTGAGATGCAAGGGAACACGATACTCACTATTTCATTAGCAACCTTTTTTGATACATCTCTAAAAACCTTTTAACCCCACCACCAGAGCTATTAGTTTTCTAGAGCTTGAATATACAATATAAGTGCACAATAAAAACTCATAAGATTTTCTAGTAAAATAGAATTGAACGAACTAGTTACGAAAGGAAATCTTATGAGCTACCATCATTTTACCATAGACGAGCGTGAAAGTATTCTCATTTACCGTACGCAAGGCCTAAATTTTTCTCAAATTGCTAAGTTACTTCATCGTCATCCATCTAGTATTAGTCGTGAGTGGAAGCGCCATACAAAATCAGGAGCTTATTCTCCAAATCATGCACAGGAATCGTATCATAATGCCAAATCACACTGTGGGCGGAAACGGATGCTTGAAATAGATCACAATTTAAGCAATACCATCAAACATCTATTTCTCGATTACCAATGGTCTCCTGAAGAAATAGAAGGTCGGTTGCGCTTAGAGTATGGGAAAACTG
It encodes:
- a CDS encoding glycosyl hydrolase family 8, whose translation is MKIKYFKYFWFIVTLGLFVFLMFSVRIKTKTDIRNRIYQQWERHFVVKDGNEAYIKTTNDKDKDIVLSESQSYGMLITVRAAQKGLASQQDFERLYKYYLSHRIEGSQLMSWEQIVQKSSKNVDEHNATDGDLYIAYALIEASKQWPSQKDEYQTQSKAILQDILKYNYNENTGILTVGNWANRDSKYYNLMRTSDALPKQFQSFYEVTKDKKWLSISDKMLSSLETISSQTETGLIPDFIWVDQSGVRNVKPHTISSQFDSTYSYNACRLPYNLTQSNDEKSQRVLSKLLDFFMTQKNIFSNYNLDGNFLDDHQAACFKAPIALAADKDSGYLKLVQQNKIVFMQNLPVNNYYDSAIITLVTMEFF
- a CDS encoding DUF1146 family protein, whose amino-acid sequence is MTIINQFVTLASHLVFIGLSYHMLISLFDWAKIIKNPIENTGKLKLFLLFISIALGYLISSFILSVLAFGQNMASSIS
- a CDS encoding glycosyltransferase family 2 protein, which gives rise to MVSQFLMIFTLVSIWISLIWGVVILVSGVHFWLKHSDFKVDKKALPYYPKVTIVVPAHNEDVVIAQTAKAILNLNYPHDKVELLLFADNCSDSTYEECLSVQALPEYEGRNITIINRKGTGGKAGVLNDALKMAEGDYICIYDADAMPEKNALYFLVKEVLKDPERRVAAFGRNKTRNAKQNFLTRCINQEIVVTQRVHHVGMWHLFKIGRIPGTNFIIQTDFVKSIGGWRNGALTEDTDISFKIMQSGKLIALAYNSEAFQQEPETLKSYYMQRKRWAKGNYEVVLSNFKHLFGKGNWRVKLEVANYSCIFFWFNGAIVLSDLIFFANVLAIILHPFFPTIQIPFAFDASNIYIAQLMLFNWLLMIGLYLLQINVALASQFGQATSKQVWLAILSYFSYAQLFIIVSLDSLWSIIMDKVLHREGTTWVKTKRFAE
- the wecB gene encoding non-hydrolyzing UDP-N-acetylglucosamine 2-epimerase, which translates into the protein MGKLNIMVVFGTRPEAIKMAPLILELKKHQETINTITVVTAQHRQMLDQVLDTFEIVPDYDLDIMGKNQSLQEITSKILSKFDPVVKKEKPDLVLVHGDTTTTFAAGLVAFYNKVSIGHVEAGLRTYDKYSPYPEEMNRQMTDSFSDLYFAPTQESKANLLSENHKKEAIYVTGNTAIDALKLTVKDNYYHEVLDKIDDRRKIILVTMHRRENQGEPMHRVFKTLRLMVDNHPEIEVVYPVHLSPSVQAVAKEVLGDHDRIHLIAPLDVFDFHNLASRSYFIMSDSGGVQEEAPSLGKPVLVLRDTTERPEGVKAGTLKLVGTDTKKVKEAMESLLTDEALYKEMSEAPNPYGDGKAAERIVQAIKVYFNLADSVSEFHEGGD